The segment TGCTACGCCACGACATCGCACGCCTTGAAGAAGACCGTGGACTGGAAGCCGATCTACGCCTGCTGTGTGCGCGCATCCGTGAGCGTCACTGGTCGTTTGAGCTGGCAGCAGTCGGCGGCGCAGAAGGAGCGCAGGCATGAACGAGTTCACGAGCCTGAATTCAGACCCTTCCGAGACCAGACCCATCGACACGCTCCTGCCGGTCGCCACGGTTGAAATGGAAATCCCCTTCCACGATGTCGACATGATGGAAGTCGCCTGGCACGGCCACTATGTGCGTTATCTCGAGATCGCGCGCTGCAAGCTGCTCGATATGCTCGACTACAACTACTCGCAGATGCGCGAATCAGGCTTCGCATGGCCGGTGATTGATCTGCGCCTGCGCTATGCAGGCCCGGCACGCTTCGGCCAGCGCATCACGATCACTGCGCGCCTGCGTGAGTGGGAGAACCGCCTCAAGCTCGACTATGTGATTCGCGATGCCGAGAGTGGCAAGCGATTGACGCGTGGCTACAGCGTGCAGGTTGCGGTGGGACTGGAGGATGGCGAGATGCTGCTGGCCTCGCCGCGCATTCTGATCGACCGGCTAATGAACTGGCAGACGATTCAGCTATCTGAAGAGCAATCGACAGAGATGTCTGAAGCACCACTGTCCAAAGTACCGCCGGAGAAGAATGCCAACGGCCATACAGGAGTCTCTCACTCATGATGCAACGCTTGCTTCGCCTACCCGCCCTTGCGGCGGCTGCTACCTGTCTCGTGATGCTCAGCGTTTCGCTGC is part of the Cobetia sp. L2A1 genome and harbors:
- a CDS encoding acyl-CoA thioesterase produces the protein MNEFTSLNSDPSETRPIDTLLPVATVEMEIPFHDVDMMEVAWHGHYVRYLEIARCKLLDMLDYNYSQMRESGFAWPVIDLRLRYAGPARFGQRITITARLREWENRLKLDYVIRDAESGKRLTRGYSVQVAVGLEDGEMLLASPRILIDRLMNWQTIQLSEEQSTEMSEAPLSKVPPEKNANGHTGVSHS